AAAGAGTACTTATCAACATTTTCAGAAGCAGAAAATGCTATGAAAAATCAAAAAAATAATAAATCAGAAGATATTTATCTTTATAAAACTTTCTTAGAAGTTTATTCACAGATGTTTGATCTTATGGCTGAAAATACTAAAATAGAAGTAAAAAGTATAAAGTATTTATTAAATTCAAAAGCAATTGTAAAATGTGAAATAAAAATACCTTCATTTGATAAATTGGACAATTTAAGTGAAGAGGAAATTCAAAAAAGTTTGGTGGAGAAATATAATGCTGATAAATTAAAAAATATGAATGAAAAGGAAATAGCCGCAGAATTTTTGATGTATATGATAGATTCAATGAAAAAAGAATTTAAAGAAAATCCATCTTATGAAATTACTAAAAAAGATATTACTTTTGAAAAAAAAGGAAATGATTGGAAATCAAAGGAATATGAGGAAATGTTTAAATAAAATAATATTAAAATGATGTATTTATAAAAAAATAACATAATTAGAAAACTAAATGAAAATTTCAAAAAGTTTAATAATTATGTTTTTTTTTATGCTCTATTATCAAAATATCTTTGCCACATTTGCAATTTCAATCGTGAAATCGGACCTACAAGCAATAATTGTAACGGCAAAGCAGCTATAAAGTTCATTCCCCAAGCTGTAAAATATGCACTTACGATATTTTCTGGCAATTCAGGACGCATTAACAGACCGAAAACTGACATAAAAGTCACTATTCCAGTAACCAGTGAACTACTCCCGCTTTTAGAAGCGGGAGCTTCTTGGGAAGTACCTGCTTTTGCTAGCCAAATATATTTACCAAGCTCTTCGGACAGTTCCTGCCCTGTTTTTTTTATTTTTCTAATATTCCATTATTTCTTTTCCAACATTTCTTATATTCAATGCAGCATTGTAATCTCTATCAATTTCAATTCCACAGCACTCACATTTATAACTTCTTTCTGATAATTCCAGTTTCTCTTTAACATTTCCACATTTACTACAAGTTTTCGACGATGGAAACCACTTATCTATCTTCAAAAATTGCTTTCCTAAAAACATCAACTTGTACTCAAGCATCCTCAAAAACATTCCCCATCCATTATCTCCTACACTTTTCCCAAAATTTAATGCCTGATTCATCCCTTTCATATTCAAATCCTCAACAACCACAGCATTATAATCTTCAGACAATTTTTTCGATAATTTATGCAAAAAATCTCTTCGGCAATTTTTGATATACTCATGCAATTTTGATATTTTCGCTTTTTGCTTATACCAATTTTTAGAAAATTTCACTTTTCTTGACAATGACTTTTGTAATTTTTTCAATTTTTTCTCCAATATCCTAAAATATTTTGGATAATCAGCTCTTTGGTTTTCAGAACTGACAAATAATTCAGACATTGAAAAATCAAGTCCAATTACTTTATCATTACTTGGCATTTTTTGAATTTCTTTTTCAAATTCCGTCAAAATAGAAACATAGTAATTTCCATTACTGTTTGTCAATGTTGCCGACTTTATCTTGTAATCCTTCGGTATTTCTCTATGATATTTTAATTTTATTCTTTTCAATTTTGGCAAAACCAAATATTTGTTTTCCTCAATTCGTATTGAATTATTCACACAATTTGTCGTGTAACTTTTAACACTTTTCTTTTTAGATTTGAACTTTGGAAACTTTGCTCTCTT
The DNA window shown above is from Leptotrichia wadei and carries:
- a CDS encoding RNA-guided endonuclease InsQ/TnpB family protein, producing MKYNLAFKYRIYPNKDQELLINKTFGCVRFVYNTILYTANKFYEETGKNKIITPASLKSENQFLKEVDSLALSNAQLNVKRSFTNFFQKRAKFPKFKSKKKSVKSYTTNCVNNSIRIEENKYLVLPKLKRIKLKYHREIPKDYKIKSATLTNSNGNYYVSILTEFEKEIQKMPSNDKVIGLDFSMSELFVSSENQRADYPKYFRILEKKLKKLQKSLSRKVKFSKNWYKQKAKISKLHEYIKNCRRDFLHKLSKKLSEDYNAVVVEDLNMKGMNQALNFGKSVGDNGWGMFLRMLEYKLMFLGKQFLKIDKWFPSSKTCSKCGNVKEKLELSERSYKCECCGIEIDRDYNAALNIRNVGKEIMEY